A genomic window from Rhodococcus sp. KBS0724 includes:
- a CDS encoding MCE family protein, whose product MTVPSWHKKLAAAGLILGLAAIVAVALTMFSGGFTKSTPITVTSSRAGLVMEPDAKVKLRGVQVGSVESISLDGDQASLQLAMFPDQMSKIPSNAGVEIKSTTVFGAKYVNIVIPDNPSSQPIQEGAVIASDSVTVEFNSVFEHLSEVLAKVEPEKLNATLGAISTALNGRGESLGEVLELGDTYLKKMNPTLPQLQEDLASASTVTNLYADVAPDLLRVLDNATTTSGSIVAEQANLDLLLLNITGLANTGNALLTDNEQALTTSLDTLTATTTLLEEYSPGLTCFLVGLNDGRIKFEPMAGTGDKAALMLSASFMWGSKAYTNPESLPKVAASGGPNCYGFPTFDPKIDGKAPFAVTNTGNVPFVPNTEFEVTVPTIFQFLFGDSYEQDRE is encoded by the coding sequence ATGACAGTTCCCAGTTGGCACAAGAAGCTTGCCGCGGCCGGTTTGATCCTCGGACTGGCGGCCATCGTGGCCGTTGCGCTCACCATGTTCTCGGGCGGATTCACCAAAAGCACCCCCATCACGGTGACGTCGTCGCGCGCCGGCCTGGTCATGGAACCCGACGCCAAGGTGAAATTGCGCGGCGTGCAGGTGGGAAGCGTCGAATCCATTTCACTCGACGGTGACCAAGCCAGTCTGCAGTTGGCGATGTTCCCCGATCAGATGTCGAAGATTCCGTCCAACGCCGGCGTGGAGATCAAGTCCACCACCGTGTTCGGCGCAAAATACGTCAACATCGTGATCCCGGACAATCCGTCGAGTCAGCCGATTCAAGAAGGTGCGGTCATTGCCTCCGACAGCGTGACCGTCGAGTTCAACAGCGTCTTCGAACATCTTTCGGAGGTGCTGGCCAAGGTCGAGCCTGAAAAGCTGAATGCCACACTCGGAGCCATCTCGACGGCACTCAACGGACGCGGCGAATCACTCGGCGAGGTCCTCGAATTGGGCGATACCTACTTGAAGAAGATGAATCCCACGTTGCCGCAACTGCAGGAGGATCTGGCCAGCGCGTCCACGGTTACCAACCTGTATGCGGACGTGGCGCCGGATCTCCTTCGCGTCCTCGACAATGCAACCACCACAAGCGGTTCGATCGTGGCCGAGCAGGCCAATCTGGATCTGCTGTTGCTCAACATCACGGGCCTCGCCAATACCGGTAACGCCTTGCTGACCGACAACGAGCAGGCCCTCACCACGTCCCTGGACACCCTGACGGCAACCACGACGCTGCTCGAGGAATACTCGCCCGGGCTGACCTGCTTCCTCGTCGGATTGAACGACGGCCGTATCAAGTTCGAGCCGATGGCCGGCACGGGCGACAAGGCCGCCCTGATGCTCAGTGCGAGCTTTATGTGGGGTTCAAAGGCGTACACAAATCCGGAATCGCTCCCCAAAGTTGCAGCATCGGGCGGACCGAATTGTTACGGCTTCCCCACTTTTGATCCGAAGATCGACGGTAAAGCTCCGTTTGCCGTCACCAACACCGGAAATGTGCCGTTCGTGCCCAACACGGAATTCGAAGTCACAGTTCCGACGATCTTCCAGTTCCTCTTCGGGGACTCCTACGAACAGGACCGGGAGTGA
- a CDS encoding MCE family protein, translating to MTDTTASTGSRKKWVLIGAAALVLLLVAAAAYLLIPGLGKTKVSAHFVSTTGLYEGDVVRVLGVNVGKVTKIEPRDQDTYVEMKIDSGVDIPADAKALIIAQSLVSARFVQLTPVYSGGDQMPNGGVIPIERTAVPVEWDEIKTELAKLSEALGPEGVDDEGSLGRFINTLGDNLEGNGDSIRKTLRELSDTMHTLSEGRTDLFSTIRNLQAFVTALSSSNEQIVQFSGNLASVSSVLASSSDELGTALSDLDLAVGDVQRFVNDNQAGLSESVARLADATQVLTDKRPEIEQVLHSGPTSLANFYQIYKPAQGSMTGAIALSNVKNPIQWICGSIEAIDTGDAQRSADLCKEYLGPVLSTLIANYPGFLFNPVSGVQAFPDQIVYTEPGLEAAANQGKAASSPQAAAGPLDGVPMPSVPKDLTELFNMGGGN from the coding sequence ATGACCGACACAACAGCCTCCACCGGTTCGCGTAAGAAGTGGGTACTGATCGGCGCCGCGGCACTGGTGCTCCTGCTCGTCGCCGCTGCGGCCTACCTTCTGATTCCTGGCCTGGGCAAGACCAAGGTCTCCGCCCACTTCGTCTCCACGACGGGACTGTACGAAGGCGACGTCGTCCGAGTTCTGGGCGTCAACGTCGGCAAGGTCACGAAGATCGAGCCTCGAGATCAGGACACCTACGTCGAGATGAAGATCGACTCCGGCGTTGATATTCCCGCAGACGCAAAGGCGCTCATAATCGCCCAGAGCCTCGTGTCCGCACGATTCGTTCAGTTGACCCCGGTGTACTCCGGTGGTGACCAGATGCCCAACGGCGGCGTGATTCCGATCGAACGCACCGCGGTCCCGGTCGAATGGGACGAGATCAAAACCGAGCTAGCCAAACTGTCGGAGGCACTGGGCCCGGAAGGCGTGGACGACGAAGGCTCATTGGGGCGCTTCATCAATACGCTCGGTGACAACCTCGAAGGCAACGGAGATTCCATCCGAAAGACGTTGCGTGAGTTGTCCGACACGATGCATACGCTCTCGGAGGGACGGACGGATCTTTTCTCGACTATCCGGAACCTGCAGGCGTTTGTCACCGCGCTGTCCTCGAGTAACGAGCAGATCGTGCAGTTCAGCGGCAACCTCGCGTCAGTCAGTAGTGTGCTCGCCAGCAGTTCCGACGAATTGGGTACCGCCCTGAGCGATCTCGATCTCGCGGTGGGAGATGTCCAGCGGTTTGTCAACGACAATCAGGCAGGACTGAGTGAATCGGTGGCGCGTCTGGCGGACGCAACGCAGGTGCTGACCGACAAGCGTCCGGAGATCGAACAGGTACTCCACTCCGGCCCGACGTCGCTGGCCAACTTCTACCAGATCTACAAGCCCGCACAGGGGAGCATGACCGGTGCAATCGCACTCAGCAACGTCAAGAATCCGATTCAGTGGATTTGCGGTTCCATCGAAGCCATCGACACCGGGGACGCCCAGAGAAGCGCCGACCTCTGCAAGGAGTACCTCGGCCCAGTACTCAGCACGCTGATCGCGAACTATCCGGGATTCTTGTTCAACCCGGTCTCCGGAGTTCAAGCCTTCCCGGACCAGATCGTCTACACCGAACCAGGTTTGGAAGCAGCGGCAAATCAGGGCAAAGCCGCGTCCAGCCCGCAGGCTGCAGCCGGTCCGCTCGATGGTGTACCGATGCCCTCTGTACCCAAGGACCTCACCGAGCTCTTCAACATGGGGGGAGGCAACTGA
- a CDS encoding 3-oxoacyl-ACP reductase — protein sequence MNAVKSGNTSLEGKVAIVTGAGSGLGKFEAIALAQSGASVVVNDLAPNEAVESTLEEIRGLGAKVEFVAGNVGERSTADALMEKAQGQFGSVDIVVNNAGVVRDRMLFNMSDEDWDLVLEVHLRGHFLLCRNAAAYWRAKSKEAGAPVYGRIVNTSSEAGLLGPEGQPNYGAAKAGITALTLSAARGLSRYGVRANAICPRARTSMTEGVFGDAPEEGIDPLSPEHVASLVSYLASPAADAINGQVFVVYGPMVALMAAPVVERRFDADGTAWSPESLSVAIGDYFADRDPAAMFSASAALRELG from the coding sequence ATGAATGCTGTGAAGAGCGGGAACACCAGTCTCGAAGGCAAAGTTGCCATCGTGACCGGTGCCGGATCGGGACTCGGAAAGTTCGAGGCCATCGCCCTGGCACAATCCGGAGCGTCGGTGGTTGTCAACGATCTGGCGCCGAACGAGGCCGTCGAATCAACTCTCGAAGAGATTCGTGGACTAGGCGCCAAGGTTGAGTTCGTTGCCGGCAATGTCGGCGAACGGTCCACCGCGGACGCGCTCATGGAGAAGGCTCAGGGCCAGTTCGGCAGCGTCGACATCGTGGTCAACAACGCCGGCGTCGTCCGCGATCGGATGCTGTTCAACATGTCGGACGAGGACTGGGATCTGGTACTCGAAGTCCATTTGCGTGGCCATTTTCTGTTGTGCCGCAACGCTGCTGCGTATTGGCGCGCAAAGTCGAAGGAAGCCGGCGCGCCGGTGTACGGGCGCATCGTCAATACGTCGTCGGAAGCGGGATTGCTTGGGCCGGAAGGCCAGCCGAATTACGGCGCCGCCAAAGCCGGCATCACTGCGCTGACACTCTCCGCCGCTCGCGGGTTGTCTCGCTACGGAGTGCGCGCCAACGCCATCTGCCCACGGGCGCGCACGTCGATGACCGAGGGCGTTTTCGGTGACGCACCGGAAGAGGGTATCGACCCGCTCTCGCCCGAGCATGTGGCGTCGCTGGTGTCCTATCTGGCTTCGCCGGCGGCGGACGCAATCAACGGTCAGGTTTTTGTCGTCTACGGTCCGATGGTTGCGCTGATGGCGGCGCCCGTGGTGGAGCGGCGGTTCGATGCCGACGGGACGGCCTGGTCACCTGAGTCGTTGTCCGTTGCGATCGGTGATTACTTTGCCGACCGGGATCCCGCCGCGATGTTCTCGGCCTCCGCTGCGCTTCGGGAGCTGGGCTGA
- a CDS encoding MCE family protein has translation MRARGKAVVVALTVGVALGASGCEWNGLNSVPMPGTQGRGEGSYEVQIEMPNVTTLSQNSPVRVDDVAVGSVSNIEVQGWHALVTVSLNPEVQLPANATAKIGQTSLLGSQHIELAPPVEEEPEGRLEAGDVIPLERAGAYPTTEQTLSSLSVVLNGGGLAQIQDITTELNAALVGREDAVRDLLPQLDQLVGSLDKQRGDIISAMEGIDRLSYTVEAQRDTLNKALDEIPPALDILVAQRQDITNALTSLGGLSEVASRVINESGDDFATNVRSLSPTLKALADSGNALTQVLGVLLTFPFPQNGINNVIRGDYANLAMTIDVTLPRLDANFLTGTPLAGSLAGPEGVLGTQAGLGGQAGNPLSDPLRPAAAPAPAAEAPAPDPNTITIPGLPPITIPGLPQGAPAP, from the coding sequence ATGCGCGCCAGAGGTAAAGCGGTAGTGGTGGCACTGACCGTCGGCGTTGCTCTCGGCGCCAGCGGTTGCGAATGGAACGGGCTGAACTCCGTGCCCATGCCAGGCACCCAAGGGCGAGGCGAGGGCTCGTACGAGGTTCAGATCGAAATGCCCAATGTGACGACGCTGTCGCAGAACTCACCCGTTCGGGTGGACGACGTGGCCGTGGGGAGCGTCTCCAACATCGAGGTCCAGGGCTGGCATGCTCTGGTGACGGTCTCGCTCAACCCCGAGGTTCAGTTGCCCGCCAACGCCACCGCGAAGATCGGGCAGACCAGCCTGCTCGGATCTCAGCACATCGAGTTGGCGCCGCCGGTGGAAGAGGAACCGGAAGGGCGCCTCGAAGCCGGGGACGTCATTCCCCTCGAACGAGCGGGTGCCTACCCGACCACGGAACAGACACTGTCTTCGCTGTCCGTTGTGTTGAACGGTGGCGGACTCGCCCAGATACAGGACATCACCACGGAATTGAATGCGGCACTTGTCGGGCGAGAGGATGCTGTCCGCGATCTGCTCCCGCAACTCGATCAGCTCGTCGGAAGCCTGGACAAGCAACGCGGAGACATCATTTCGGCGATGGAAGGAATCGACCGGCTGTCGTACACCGTCGAGGCGCAACGCGACACGCTGAACAAAGCGCTTGACGAAATTCCGCCGGCACTGGACATCCTGGTGGCACAACGCCAGGACATCACCAACGCGTTGACGTCCCTGGGTGGTCTCAGTGAGGTGGCGAGCCGCGTCATCAACGAAAGCGGTGACGATTTTGCCACCAACGTCCGGTCGCTGTCCCCAACTCTGAAAGCACTTGCCGATTCCGGCAACGCGCTGACCCAGGTGCTCGGCGTCCTGCTCACATTCCCGTTCCCGCAGAACGGAATCAACAACGTCATCCGAGGCGATTACGCCAACCTGGCAATGACCATCGACGTGACACTGCCGCGACTCGACGCGAACTTCCTCACCGGTACACCGCTTGCCGGATCCTTGGCCGGCCCGGAAGGTGTTCTCGGCACGCAAGCCGGACTGGGCGGGCAGGCAGGCAACCCGTTGAGTGATCCACTGCGACCGGCCGCCGCTCCGGCTCCGGCGGCAGAGGCGCCCGCTCCAGACCCGAACACCATAACGATCCCGGGACTTCCGCCGATCACCATTCCAGGACTTCCTCAGGGGGCACCAGCACCATGA
- a CDS encoding ABC transporter permease, which produces MVDLVEVPLRAVGGFFQMSAETLRAVFSRPFQRQEFIDQAWFVARVSMVPTVLVAIPFTVLVSFTINILLREIGAADLSGAGAALGTVTQVGPIVTVLIVAGAGATAICADLSARTIREEIDAMRVLGINPIQRLVVPRVLASTGVALLLNGLVVTIGILGGFVFSVFIQDVNPGAFVNGITLLTGFGELMISMVKAGLFGMIAGLVASYLGLNVKGGAKSVGDAVNQTVVFSFMALFVVNVLITTIGIKLTAG; this is translated from the coding sequence ATGGTAGACCTCGTCGAGGTGCCATTACGGGCGGTCGGTGGCTTCTTTCAGATGTCAGCGGAAACCTTGCGGGCAGTCTTTTCTCGTCCCTTCCAGCGTCAGGAATTCATCGATCAGGCCTGGTTCGTAGCCAGGGTCTCGATGGTCCCCACCGTGCTGGTCGCCATCCCGTTCACCGTGCTCGTCAGCTTCACCATCAACATCCTGCTTCGGGAAATCGGCGCCGCCGATCTCAGCGGCGCGGGAGCCGCGCTCGGTACCGTCACGCAGGTCGGACCCATCGTTACCGTCCTGATCGTGGCCGGTGCCGGCGCCACCGCAATCTGTGCAGACCTCTCCGCCCGCACCATTCGCGAAGAAATCGACGCCATGCGAGTGCTCGGCATCAACCCGATCCAGCGGCTGGTTGTTCCCCGAGTACTCGCGTCCACCGGAGTGGCTCTGCTGCTCAACGGCTTGGTTGTCACCATCGGCATCCTCGGCGGGTTTGTGTTCTCGGTCTTCATCCAGGACGTCAACCCCGGCGCATTTGTCAACGGCATCACCCTGCTGACCGGATTCGGCGAGCTGATGATCTCGATGGTCAAAGCCGGACTCTTCGGCATGATCGCGGGACTTGTCGCCTCGTATCTCGGGCTCAACGTCAAGGGCGGGGCGAAGAGCGTCGGCGACGCCGTCAACCAGACCGTTGTTTTCTCGTTCATGGCGTTGTTTGTCGTCAACGTCCTCATCACCACCATCGGCATCAAGTTGACGGCCGGATGA
- a CDS encoding ferredoxin — protein MEVRVDLDRCEANGVCVGIAPDIFDLDDNEELVISSARPPADRWDDVRSAIAQCPRAALTEHP, from the coding sequence ATGGAGGTCAGGGTTGATTTGGACCGTTGCGAGGCCAATGGAGTCTGCGTCGGTATCGCCCCCGATATTTTCGACCTCGACGACAACGAGGAGTTGGTGATCAGTTCGGCGCGTCCGCCCGCGGATCGGTGGGACGATGTTCGCTCCGCGATCGCCCAGTGCCCGCGCGCCGCGTTGACGGAACATCCGTAA
- a CDS encoding acyl-CoA dehydrogenase family protein: protein MHITYTPEQQALQEELRAYFAQLMTPARREALAATTGEYGEGNVYREVVAQMGQDGWLTLGWPKEYGGQERSAMDQLIFTDEAAIAGAPVPFLTINSVAPTIMHFGSDEQKAFFLPKISRGELHFAIGYSEPGAGTDLASLRTSAVKDGDDYIINGQKMWTSLIQYADYIWLACRTDPEAKKHKGISMLIVPTTAEGFSYTPVHTMAGPDTSATYYQDVRVPASSIVGEEHGGWGLITNQLNHERVALTSAGPILTAQREVREWAQNTKLPDGRRMIDQEWVQINLARVHAKAEYLKLMNWEIASTTDHSPGPEAASANKVFGTEFATEAYRLLMEILGPSAVIRQNSPGAVLRGRIERMHRSSLILTFGGGTNEVQRDIIGMTALGLPPSKR from the coding sequence ATGCACATCACCTACACACCTGAGCAACAAGCGCTTCAGGAGGAGTTGCGCGCATACTTTGCTCAACTGATGACCCCGGCTCGCCGCGAAGCCCTCGCAGCCACCACCGGTGAGTACGGCGAAGGAAACGTGTACCGCGAAGTTGTGGCACAGATGGGCCAGGACGGCTGGCTCACGCTCGGCTGGCCCAAGGAGTACGGCGGGCAGGAACGATCCGCGATGGACCAGCTGATCTTCACAGACGAGGCCGCGATCGCCGGGGCACCGGTGCCCTTCCTGACCATCAACTCCGTCGCCCCGACAATCATGCATTTCGGCTCCGACGAGCAGAAGGCGTTCTTCCTGCCGAAGATCTCGCGCGGCGAACTGCATTTTGCCATCGGATACTCCGAACCAGGAGCCGGAACCGACCTGGCGTCGCTGCGCACATCCGCCGTCAAGGACGGCGACGACTACATCATCAACGGTCAGAAGATGTGGACAAGCCTCATCCAGTACGCGGACTACATCTGGCTCGCCTGCCGTACCGATCCGGAAGCCAAGAAGCACAAGGGAATCAGCATGCTGATCGTCCCCACCACCGCCGAAGGATTCTCCTACACACCGGTGCACACCATGGCCGGACCCGACACGAGCGCTACCTACTACCAGGATGTGCGGGTTCCGGCGTCGTCGATCGTCGGCGAGGAACACGGCGGCTGGGGCCTGATCACCAATCAGCTCAATCACGAACGGGTAGCGCTCACCTCGGCAGGCCCTATTCTGACGGCGCAGCGCGAAGTCCGCGAGTGGGCCCAGAACACCAAACTTCCCGACGGCCGACGCATGATCGATCAGGAGTGGGTGCAGATCAACCTGGCTCGGGTGCACGCCAAGGCCGAGTACCTCAAGCTGATGAACTGGGAAATCGCGTCTACCACCGACCACTCTCCCGGTCCGGAGGCGGCATCGGCCAATAAGGTGTTCGGCACCGAATTCGCCACCGAGGCTTACCGGTTGCTGATGGAAATCCTGGGCCCGTCGGCGGTAATCCGGCAGAACTCCCCCGGTGCGGTTCTGCGTGGACGAATCGAACGGATGCACCGATCCTCGTTGATCCTGACGTTCGGCGGCGGCACCAACGAAGTGCAGCGCGACATCATCGGTATGACGGCCCTG
- a CDS encoding MCE family protein — protein sequence MRPTTVKLLIFTLVMSVIFAGLAIVFSQVRFSSSNGFHATFADVSGLKSGDKVRIAGVPVGSVTGVSIDDSNQAEVSFDVDTQYSLMKSTKATVRYENLVGDRYMELLEGTGSTETLSSGGSIPVDQTSPALDLDLLLGGFKPLLRALDPQQVNDLSGALLQVLQGQGGTLVSLLGNTNSFTNTLADRDQLIGDVITNLNDVLGTINDKGDQFSTTIDQLQQLVSGLAQDSGPIANSITEIAGATGDLASLLGATRPDIQTLIGETNRTMTQLDLGKEDINTALARLPSDYQKLIRVGTYGSFFQFYLCANTFKFSGPDGTTIILPTAVQTTGRCAKAE from the coding sequence ATGAGACCGACAACGGTAAAACTCTTGATCTTCACACTCGTCATGTCGGTGATCTTTGCCGGTCTGGCCATCGTGTTCAGTCAGGTGCGATTCAGCAGTAGCAACGGATTTCACGCCACATTTGCCGATGTCTCGGGACTGAAATCCGGAGACAAGGTACGGATCGCCGGTGTCCCGGTCGGATCAGTGACAGGCGTGTCCATCGATGACTCCAACCAGGCCGAGGTCAGCTTCGACGTCGATACTCAGTACTCGTTGATGAAGAGCACCAAGGCAACAGTTCGCTACGAGAACCTGGTCGGCGATCGCTACATGGAGCTACTCGAGGGCACCGGGTCGACCGAGACCTTGTCGTCCGGTGGTTCGATTCCGGTCGACCAGACATCGCCGGCACTGGACCTGGATTTACTGCTCGGCGGCTTCAAGCCGCTCCTGCGTGCGCTTGACCCTCAGCAGGTCAACGATCTTTCCGGAGCGCTGCTTCAGGTACTGCAAGGACAGGGGGGAACTCTGGTTTCGCTTCTCGGAAACACCAATTCGTTCACCAACACCCTGGCGGATCGTGATCAGTTGATCGGCGACGTGATCACCAACCTCAACGACGTCCTCGGCACGATCAACGACAAAGGCGATCAGTTCTCCACCACGATCGACCAACTCCAGCAGTTGGTCAGCGGGCTGGCGCAGGACAGCGGCCCGATCGCCAACTCGATCACCGAGATCGCCGGTGCAACAGGGGACCTCGCATCGCTGCTGGGAGCCACTCGCCCCGACATTCAGACGCTGATCGGTGAAACCAACCGCACCATGACACAACTCGATCTTGGCAAGGAAGACATCAACACAGCTCTCGCGCGTCTGCCCTCGGACTACCAGAAACTCATCCGAGTCGGAACCTACGGTTCTTTCTTCCAGTTCTATCTGTGCGCCAACACCTTCAAATTCTCCGGCCCGGACGGAACCACGATTATCCTGCCCACGGCAGTACAGACCACGGGAAGGTGCGCGAAGGCAGAATGA
- a CDS encoding ABC transporter permease translates to MALAAAGRFPRTRRRIRSVSRGVDSIGDQALFFAKAIGHAPKALMRYPRETLRLIAEISMGTGALAVIGGTVVIVGFLTLFTGGTIAVQGYSSLGNIGVEALTGFFAAFINVRIAAPVIAGIGLAATIGAGSTAQLGAMRVSEEIDALETMAIPSIPYLVSTRVMAGMIAIIPLYSLAVIASFIASRFATVFLYDQSGGVYDHYFTTFLIPTDILWSFAQAIVMALAVMLIHTYYGFNATGGPVGVGVAVGNAVRASLIAVVTVTLLISLAIYGGSGNFNLSG, encoded by the coding sequence ATGGCACTGGCAGCAGCAGGCCGTTTCCCGCGAACTCGTCGGCGCATCCGATCGGTCTCTCGCGGCGTAGACAGCATCGGCGACCAGGCACTGTTCTTCGCGAAAGCGATCGGACATGCGCCAAAAGCCTTGATGCGCTATCCGCGTGAGACGCTTCGGCTGATCGCCGAGATCAGCATGGGAACGGGCGCGCTCGCCGTTATCGGCGGCACCGTCGTGATCGTCGGCTTTCTGACCCTCTTCACCGGCGGCACCATCGCAGTGCAGGGCTACAGCTCACTCGGCAACATCGGCGTCGAAGCACTGACGGGATTCTTCGCGGCCTTCATCAACGTTCGTATCGCAGCGCCTGTCATTGCGGGAATCGGGTTGGCCGCCACCATCGGTGCCGGCTCCACCGCCCAACTGGGAGCAATGCGCGTCTCGGAGGAGATCGACGCCCTCGAGACCATGGCCATCCCATCCATCCCGTATCTGGTCAGTACCCGTGTCATGGCGGGCATGATCGCCATCATCCCGCTGTACTCACTGGCGGTGATTGCGTCGTTCATTGCCAGCCGGTTCGCCACGGTGTTCCTCTACGACCAGTCCGGTGGTGTGTACGACCACTACTTCACAACCTTCCTGATACCCACGGACATACTGTGGTCGTTTGCCCAAGCAATAGTCATGGCCCTGGCCGTCATGTTGATCCACACCTACTACGGCTTCAATGCAACTGGCGGCCCGGTCGGCGTCGGCGTAGCTGTCGGTAATGCCGTGCGCGCCTCGCTGATTGCGGTAGTCACCGTCACGCTGCTCATCTCACTCGCCATTTACGGTGGGTCCGGCAACTTCAACCTGTCGGGATAA
- a CDS encoding MCE family protein — translation MSPTRERNPVQIGIVGLVLAVATVGAALQYDQLQFLSGGIRHSAYFADAGGLVAGDNVTLAGVNVGKVSEVELDDQSVLVTFTVQDGIALGEQTSADIKTNTVLGRKSLAVRSEGPGLLRTGTPIPLERTNSPYSLNDALGDLGTTVSELDTAQINDSLNAISDTLADTPPELRGALDGMTRLSQSINARDESLLQLLSRAEDVTKILADRSGQIDSLLVDGNKLFGELSLRRDAISELIVNTSAVSRQLSALVLENEAQMGPTLEKLNSVAEVLQNNKDNISGALDGLGPYITALGETVASGPFFDAFIINILPSNWWKTLVDSSVDPEQLPSDLEDFFPGIPPTTRGPGE, via the coding sequence ATGAGTCCTACCCGTGAACGAAATCCCGTACAGATCGGCATCGTCGGTCTGGTCCTGGCTGTCGCGACGGTCGGCGCCGCACTGCAATACGATCAGCTGCAGTTCCTGTCCGGGGGAATCCGGCACTCCGCCTATTTTGCCGACGCCGGCGGTTTGGTTGCCGGTGACAACGTGACATTGGCGGGTGTGAATGTCGGCAAGGTCAGCGAGGTCGAACTCGATGATCAAAGCGTGTTGGTCACCTTCACCGTCCAGGACGGCATTGCGCTCGGCGAACAGACGTCCGCCGACATCAAGACCAATACCGTGCTGGGCCGCAAGTCGCTCGCAGTTCGGTCCGAGGGGCCAGGCCTTCTGCGGACCGGTACGCCGATTCCCTTGGAACGCACCAACTCTCCGTACTCGCTCAACGACGCTCTCGGGGACCTGGGCACTACCGTGTCGGAACTCGACACAGCGCAGATCAACGACTCTCTCAATGCGATCTCGGATACGTTGGCCGACACCCCGCCTGAATTGCGGGGAGCGCTCGACGGCATGACTCGCCTCTCACAGAGCATCAACGCGCGGGACGAGAGTTTGCTCCAATTGCTCTCTCGCGCCGAGGACGTCACCAAGATTCTTGCGGACCGTAGCGGACAGATCGACTCGCTACTGGTGGACGGAAACAAGCTGTTCGGTGAACTGAGCTTGCGCCGCGATGCGATCAGTGAGCTGATCGTCAATACTTCGGCGGTGTCGCGTCAGCTCTCGGCGTTGGTGTTGGAGAATGAGGCTCAAATGGGCCCCACCCTGGAGAAGCTGAATTCTGTAGCCGAGGTTCTCCAGAACAACAAGGACAATATCTCCGGCGCGCTCGACGGTCTCGGTCCGTACATCACGGCACTCGGTGAGACCGTGGCAAGCGGACCGTTCTTCGACGCTTTCATCATCAACATTCTTCCCAGCAACTGGTGGAAAACACTGGTGGACAGCAGTGTTGATCCCGAACAACTTCCGTCGGATCTCGAGGACTTCTTTCCCGGGATTCCGCCGACGACCAGGGGGCCAGGAGAATGA